One part of the Ictidomys tridecemlineatus isolate mIctTri1 chromosome 13, mIctTri1.hap1, whole genome shotgun sequence genome encodes these proteins:
- the C13H18orf54 gene encoding lung adenoma susceptibility protein 2 isoform X2 — protein sequence MAKSNTKHRVCSQESSVSSLLASCNLNGGNSSNSDGPFHYKDKLYSSASQALQAYIDDFDLSQIYSDTSTGKISSDKSSANVPQFSKYIYKPNNAFENLDHKKHSNSLSYRREIVNDIDSISLTTDDLLRLPADGLFSFTDVGPVKLCKKNKKCTGRLGSSAIKKHLNFQDSCTSMGKDNLVTRVVDTNINGKQCSKLKSPKLMNRTNKCIFESSLSFPKKSSLKESSQHSLEKNYPRWLTSQKSDLNVSGISSLPDFKYPVWLHNQDLLPDASSQKVYKVFKEDHSSPRHSYQAQRTSRLTNKLDCCEYSFEPSNFSNYLSDDKGLVNEYRCDSEHSQCQYENPLLSGQSKKPFSGDKIELLILKAKKNLDQCTEELPKSVEKDDSPCSLDKLEAERSWENIPVTFKSPVPVNSNDSPRQTSSEKYAKEVLEDFLNNDNQSSTLSGGKHHGPVEALKQMLFNLQAVQESFNQNRTTDPKEEISEDDFSKLQLKESMIPITRSLQKALHHLSRLRDLVDDTSGKQSPKM from the exons ATGGCAAAATCAAACACAAAGCACAGAGTTTGTTCTCAGGAATCTTCAGTCTCTTCCCTTCTGGCAAGCTGCAATCTGAATGGTGGTAATTCTTCCAACTCTGATGGCCCTTTTCACTATAAGGATAAACTGTACAGTTCTGCTTCTCAGGCTCTGCAGGCCTACATTGATGATTTTGATTTAAGCCAAATATACTCTGATACAAGCACTGGAAAAATTAGCAGTGATAAGAGTTCTGCGAATGTGCCTCAATTctccaaatatatttacaaaCCAAACAATG cttttgaaaATCTTGATCACAAAAAGCACTCAAACTCCTTATCATATAGAAGAGAGATTGTTAATGACATAGATTCCATTAGCCTAACAACTGATGATCTGTTAAGACTTCCAGCAGATGGattattttctttcactgatGTTGGACCAGTAAAACTATgcaagaaaaacaagaaatgcaCTGGAAGACTGGGTTCCTCGGCCATTAAAAAGCATCTGAATTTTCAAGATTCCTGCACTTCCATGGGCAAGGATAACTTAGTTACACGTGTTGTAGACACAAATATAAATGGAAAGCAATGTAGTAAACTAAAAAGCCCAAAACTTATGAATAGGAccaataaatgtatttttgaatCATCTTTATCTTTTCCCAAGAAATCATCATTGAAAGAGAGTTCACAACACAGTCTTGAAAAGAATTATCCAAGATGGCTCACTAGCCAGAAATCTGACCTCAATGTTTCAGGGATAAGTAGTTTACCTGATTTCAAATACCCAGTCTGGCTCCACAATCAAGACTTGCTACCTGATGCAAGTAGTCAAAAGGTTTATAAAGTATTTAAAGAAGACCATTCTTCCCCTAGACATAGTTATCAGGCACAAAGAACTTCTCGGCTTACGAATAAGTTAGATTGTTGTGAATATTCTTTTGAGCCCTCAAATTTTTCAAATTACTTGAGTGATGATAAAGGATTAGTTAATGAATACAGATGTGATTCTGAACATAGCCAATGTCAGTATGAGAATCCACTTCTCTCAGGACAATCCAAAAAGCCATTCAgtg gtgaCAAAATTGAACTGCTTATCCTGAAGGCCAAGAAAAATCTGGATCAGTGTACTGAAGAGTTACCAAAGTCTGTGGAAAAGGATGACAGTCCTTGTTCATTAGATAAACTTGAAGCTGAAAGATCATGGGAAAATATTCCTGTTACTTT CAAATCTCCTGTTCCTGTTAATTCTAATGATAGTCCTCGACAAACTTCAAGTGAAAAGTATGCTAAAGAGGTTCTTGAAgactttttaaataatgataatcaG AGCTCTACCCTTTCTGGAGGCAAACATCATGGTCCTGTTGAAGCTTTGAAACAAATGTTATTTAATCTTCAAGCAGTACAAGAAAGTTTTAATCAGAATAGAACTACAGATCCAAAAGAAGAG
- the C13H18orf54 gene encoding lung adenoma susceptibility protein 2 isoform X4, whose protein sequence is MAKSNTKHRVCSQESSVSSLLASCNLNGGNSSNSDGPFHYKDKLYSSASQALQAYIDDFDLSQIYSDTSTGKISSDKSSANVPQFSKYIYKPNNAFENLDHKKHSNSLSYRREIVNDIDSISLTTDDLLRLPADGLFSFTDVGPVKLCKKNKKCTGRLGSSAIKKHLNFQDSCTSMGKDNLVTRVVDTNINGKQCSKLKSPKLMNRTNKCIFESSLSFPKKSSLKESSQHSLEKNYPRWLTSQKSDLNVSGISSLPDFKYPVWLHNQDLLPDASSQKVYKVFKEDHSSPRHSYQAQRTSRLTNKLDCCEYSFEPSNFSNYLSDDKGLVNEYRCDSEHSQCQYENPLLSGQSKKPFSGDKIELLILKAKKNLDQCTEELPKSVEKDDSPCSLDKLEAERSWENIPVTFKSPVPVNSNDSPRQTSSEKYAKEVLEDFLNNDNQSSTLSGGKHHGPVEALKQMLFNLQAVQESFNQNRTTDPKEE, encoded by the exons ATGGCAAAATCAAACACAAAGCACAGAGTTTGTTCTCAGGAATCTTCAGTCTCTTCCCTTCTGGCAAGCTGCAATCTGAATGGTGGTAATTCTTCCAACTCTGATGGCCCTTTTCACTATAAGGATAAACTGTACAGTTCTGCTTCTCAGGCTCTGCAGGCCTACATTGATGATTTTGATTTAAGCCAAATATACTCTGATACAAGCACTGGAAAAATTAGCAGTGATAAGAGTTCTGCGAATGTGCCTCAATTctccaaatatatttacaaaCCAAACAATG cttttgaaaATCTTGATCACAAAAAGCACTCAAACTCCTTATCATATAGAAGAGAGATTGTTAATGACATAGATTCCATTAGCCTAACAACTGATGATCTGTTAAGACTTCCAGCAGATGGattattttctttcactgatGTTGGACCAGTAAAACTATgcaagaaaaacaagaaatgcaCTGGAAGACTGGGTTCCTCGGCCATTAAAAAGCATCTGAATTTTCAAGATTCCTGCACTTCCATGGGCAAGGATAACTTAGTTACACGTGTTGTAGACACAAATATAAATGGAAAGCAATGTAGTAAACTAAAAAGCCCAAAACTTATGAATAGGAccaataaatgtatttttgaatCATCTTTATCTTTTCCCAAGAAATCATCATTGAAAGAGAGTTCACAACACAGTCTTGAAAAGAATTATCCAAGATGGCTCACTAGCCAGAAATCTGACCTCAATGTTTCAGGGATAAGTAGTTTACCTGATTTCAAATACCCAGTCTGGCTCCACAATCAAGACTTGCTACCTGATGCAAGTAGTCAAAAGGTTTATAAAGTATTTAAAGAAGACCATTCTTCCCCTAGACATAGTTATCAGGCACAAAGAACTTCTCGGCTTACGAATAAGTTAGATTGTTGTGAATATTCTTTTGAGCCCTCAAATTTTTCAAATTACTTGAGTGATGATAAAGGATTAGTTAATGAATACAGATGTGATTCTGAACATAGCCAATGTCAGTATGAGAATCCACTTCTCTCAGGACAATCCAAAAAGCCATTCAgtg gtgaCAAAATTGAACTGCTTATCCTGAAGGCCAAGAAAAATCTGGATCAGTGTACTGAAGAGTTACCAAAGTCTGTGGAAAAGGATGACAGTCCTTGTTCATTAGATAAACTTGAAGCTGAAAGATCATGGGAAAATATTCCTGTTACTTT CAAATCTCCTGTTCCTGTTAATTCTAATGATAGTCCTCGACAAACTTCAAGTGAAAAGTATGCTAAAGAGGTTCTTGAAgactttttaaataatgataatcaG AGCTCTACCCTTTCTGGAGGCAAACATCATGGTCCTGTTGAAGCTTTGAAACAAATGTTATTTAATCTTCAAGCAGTACAAGAAAGTTTTAATCAGAATAGAACTACAGATCCAAAAGAAGAG
- the C13H18orf54 gene encoding lung adenoma susceptibility protein 2 isoform X1 — protein sequence MAKSNTKHRVCSQESSVSSLLASCNLNGGNSSNSDGPFHYKDKLYSSASQALQAYIDDFDLSQIYSDTSTGKISSDKSSANVPQFSKYIYKPNNAFENLDHKKHSNSLSYRREIVNDIDSISLTTDDLLRLPADGLFSFTDVGPVKLCKKNKKCTGRLGSSAIKKHLNFQDSCTSMGKDNLVTRVVDTNINGKQCSKLKSPKLMNRTNKCIFESSLSFPKKSSLKESSQHSLEKNYPRWLTSQKSDLNVSGISSLPDFKYPVWLHNQDLLPDASSQKVYKVFKEDHSSPRHSYQAQRTSRLTNKLDCCEYSFEPSNFSNYLSDDKGLVNEYRCDSEHSQCQYENPLLSGQSKKPFSGDKIELLILKAKKNLDQCTEELPKSVEKDDSPCSLDKLEAERSWENIPVTFKSPVPVNSNDSPRQTSSEKYAKEVLEDFLNNDNQSSTLSGGKHHGPVEALKQMLFNLQAVQESFNQNRTTDPKEEVKISEDDFSKLQLKESMIPITRSLQKALHHLSRLRDLVDDTSGKQSPKM from the exons ATGGCAAAATCAAACACAAAGCACAGAGTTTGTTCTCAGGAATCTTCAGTCTCTTCCCTTCTGGCAAGCTGCAATCTGAATGGTGGTAATTCTTCCAACTCTGATGGCCCTTTTCACTATAAGGATAAACTGTACAGTTCTGCTTCTCAGGCTCTGCAGGCCTACATTGATGATTTTGATTTAAGCCAAATATACTCTGATACAAGCACTGGAAAAATTAGCAGTGATAAGAGTTCTGCGAATGTGCCTCAATTctccaaatatatttacaaaCCAAACAATG cttttgaaaATCTTGATCACAAAAAGCACTCAAACTCCTTATCATATAGAAGAGAGATTGTTAATGACATAGATTCCATTAGCCTAACAACTGATGATCTGTTAAGACTTCCAGCAGATGGattattttctttcactgatGTTGGACCAGTAAAACTATgcaagaaaaacaagaaatgcaCTGGAAGACTGGGTTCCTCGGCCATTAAAAAGCATCTGAATTTTCAAGATTCCTGCACTTCCATGGGCAAGGATAACTTAGTTACACGTGTTGTAGACACAAATATAAATGGAAAGCAATGTAGTAAACTAAAAAGCCCAAAACTTATGAATAGGAccaataaatgtatttttgaatCATCTTTATCTTTTCCCAAGAAATCATCATTGAAAGAGAGTTCACAACACAGTCTTGAAAAGAATTATCCAAGATGGCTCACTAGCCAGAAATCTGACCTCAATGTTTCAGGGATAAGTAGTTTACCTGATTTCAAATACCCAGTCTGGCTCCACAATCAAGACTTGCTACCTGATGCAAGTAGTCAAAAGGTTTATAAAGTATTTAAAGAAGACCATTCTTCCCCTAGACATAGTTATCAGGCACAAAGAACTTCTCGGCTTACGAATAAGTTAGATTGTTGTGAATATTCTTTTGAGCCCTCAAATTTTTCAAATTACTTGAGTGATGATAAAGGATTAGTTAATGAATACAGATGTGATTCTGAACATAGCCAATGTCAGTATGAGAATCCACTTCTCTCAGGACAATCCAAAAAGCCATTCAgtg gtgaCAAAATTGAACTGCTTATCCTGAAGGCCAAGAAAAATCTGGATCAGTGTACTGAAGAGTTACCAAAGTCTGTGGAAAAGGATGACAGTCCTTGTTCATTAGATAAACTTGAAGCTGAAAGATCATGGGAAAATATTCCTGTTACTTT CAAATCTCCTGTTCCTGTTAATTCTAATGATAGTCCTCGACAAACTTCAAGTGAAAAGTATGCTAAAGAGGTTCTTGAAgactttttaaataatgataatcaG AGCTCTACCCTTTCTGGAGGCAAACATCATGGTCCTGTTGAAGCTTTGAAACAAATGTTATTTAATCTTCAAGCAGTACAAGAAAGTTTTAATCAGAATAGAACTACAGATCCAAAAGAAGAGGTAAAA
- the Stard6 gene encoding stAR-related lipid transfer protein 6: MDYKAIAQQTAQEVLSYNQDTSGWKVVKISVIISGFLFPFEKKITVSSKASRKFLGNLYRVEGIIPESTFKLSDFLYQPGNRVAWDKALKVYNMIHRIDSDTFICHTITQSFAMGSISPRDFIDLVYIKRCEGNMNIISSKSVDFPEYPPSSNYVRGYNHPCGYVCSPLKENPAYSKLVMFVQTEMRGKLSPSIIEKTMPSNLVSFVLNAKDGIKSHKAPSGRGHHNSHSSFQKKK; this comes from the exons ATGGACTATAAGGCAATTGCCCAACAAACTGCTCAAGAAGTTTTAAGTTACAATCAAGATACATCCGGCTGGAAAGTGGTTAAAATTTCAGtaa ttatttctggatttttattCCCCTTTGAGAAAAAGATAACTGTTTCCAGTAAGGCATCTAgaaaattccttggaaatct ATATCGTGTTGAAGGGATAATTCCAGAATCAACATTTAAACTATCTGATTTCCTCTACCAACCTGGAAACAGGGTTGCATGGGATAAAGCATTGAAAGTATACAATATGATACACAGGATTGATtcg GACACATTTATATGTCATACCATAACACAAAGTTTTGCCATGGGCTCCATTTCCCCCCGAGACTTTATCGACTTAGTATACATCAAGCGCTGCGAAGGGAACATGAACATTATCAGTT cTAAAAGTGTGGATTTCCCAGAATATCCTCCATCTTCAAATTATGTCCGAGGTTATAACCATCCTTGTGGCTATGTATGTTCACCTCTGAAAGA AAACCCAGCATATTCTAAACTAGTGATGTTTGTTCAAACCGAAATGAGAGGAAAACTGTCACCATCAATAATTGAAAAGACCATGCCTTCTAACTTGGTAAGCTTCGTCCTCAATGCAAAAGATGGAATAAAGTCACACAAAGCCCCATCAGGACGTGGACATCATAATAGTCATTCATcattccaaaagaagaaataa
- the C13H18orf54 gene encoding lung adenoma susceptibility protein 2 isoform X3, which translates to MAKSNTKHRVCSQESSVSSLLASCNLNGGNSSNSDGPFHYKDKLYSSASQALQAYIDDFDLSQIYSDTSTGKISSDKSSANVPQFSKYIYKPNNAFENLDHKKHSNSLSYRREIVNDIDSISLTTDDLLRLPADGLFSFTDVGPVKLCKKNKKCTGRLGSSAIKKHLNFQDSCTSMGKDNLVTRVVDTNINGKQCSKLKSPKLMNRTNKCIFESSLSFPKKSSLKESSQHSLEKNYPRWLTSQKSDLNVSGISSLPDFKYPVWLHNQDLLPDASSQKVYKVFKEDHSSPRHSYQAQRTSRLTNKLDCCEYSFEPSNFSNYLSDDKGLVNEYRCDSEHSQCQYENPLLSGQSKKPFSGDKIELLILKAKKNLDQCTEELPKSVEKDDSPCSLDKLEAERSWENIPVTFKSPVPVNSNDSPRQTSSEKYAKEVLEDFLNNDNQSSTLSGGKHHGPVEALKQMLFNLQAVQESFNQNRTTDPKEEVK; encoded by the exons ATGGCAAAATCAAACACAAAGCACAGAGTTTGTTCTCAGGAATCTTCAGTCTCTTCCCTTCTGGCAAGCTGCAATCTGAATGGTGGTAATTCTTCCAACTCTGATGGCCCTTTTCACTATAAGGATAAACTGTACAGTTCTGCTTCTCAGGCTCTGCAGGCCTACATTGATGATTTTGATTTAAGCCAAATATACTCTGATACAAGCACTGGAAAAATTAGCAGTGATAAGAGTTCTGCGAATGTGCCTCAATTctccaaatatatttacaaaCCAAACAATG cttttgaaaATCTTGATCACAAAAAGCACTCAAACTCCTTATCATATAGAAGAGAGATTGTTAATGACATAGATTCCATTAGCCTAACAACTGATGATCTGTTAAGACTTCCAGCAGATGGattattttctttcactgatGTTGGACCAGTAAAACTATgcaagaaaaacaagaaatgcaCTGGAAGACTGGGTTCCTCGGCCATTAAAAAGCATCTGAATTTTCAAGATTCCTGCACTTCCATGGGCAAGGATAACTTAGTTACACGTGTTGTAGACACAAATATAAATGGAAAGCAATGTAGTAAACTAAAAAGCCCAAAACTTATGAATAGGAccaataaatgtatttttgaatCATCTTTATCTTTTCCCAAGAAATCATCATTGAAAGAGAGTTCACAACACAGTCTTGAAAAGAATTATCCAAGATGGCTCACTAGCCAGAAATCTGACCTCAATGTTTCAGGGATAAGTAGTTTACCTGATTTCAAATACCCAGTCTGGCTCCACAATCAAGACTTGCTACCTGATGCAAGTAGTCAAAAGGTTTATAAAGTATTTAAAGAAGACCATTCTTCCCCTAGACATAGTTATCAGGCACAAAGAACTTCTCGGCTTACGAATAAGTTAGATTGTTGTGAATATTCTTTTGAGCCCTCAAATTTTTCAAATTACTTGAGTGATGATAAAGGATTAGTTAATGAATACAGATGTGATTCTGAACATAGCCAATGTCAGTATGAGAATCCACTTCTCTCAGGACAATCCAAAAAGCCATTCAgtg gtgaCAAAATTGAACTGCTTATCCTGAAGGCCAAGAAAAATCTGGATCAGTGTACTGAAGAGTTACCAAAGTCTGTGGAAAAGGATGACAGTCCTTGTTCATTAGATAAACTTGAAGCTGAAAGATCATGGGAAAATATTCCTGTTACTTT CAAATCTCCTGTTCCTGTTAATTCTAATGATAGTCCTCGACAAACTTCAAGTGAAAAGTATGCTAAAGAGGTTCTTGAAgactttttaaataatgataatcaG AGCTCTACCCTTTCTGGAGGCAAACATCATGGTCCTGTTGAAGCTTTGAAACAAATGTTATTTAATCTTCAAGCAGTACAAGAAAGTTTTAATCAGAATAGAACTACAGATCCAAAAGAAGAGGTAAAA